The Engystomops pustulosus chromosome 4, aEngPut4.maternal, whole genome shotgun sequence genome contains a region encoding:
- the LOC140128576 gene encoding transcription factor HES-7.1-like has protein sequence MDFHVSRVRYEPTTCPRAPVGHNVQVEPCLYNWKEILDARQGLLLLGYVWTMKSEKSSLGSQRKLLKPQVERRRRERINSCLEKLRVLLSEVMKNEVRMQKFKNPKMEKAEILEYTVDFLQSKIKSTQKFHKDLQSMDYLSGFRQCLQTTVNFITQNQELSPSSKEFFTQHLSSANLYKMSTTVSQRSEHLHRLLDPTSSETSKRHHNYSPAVNGVDIQSDWHSDQTYRSWRPWL, from the exons ATGGACTTTCATGTGAGTAGAGTAAGATACGAACCCACCACTTGTCCCCGGGCACCAGTG GGACACAATGTGCAGGTGGAGCCCTGCCTTTATAATTGGAAGGAAATTCTAGATGCAAGACAAGGACTACTTTTACTGGGTTACGTCTGGACCATGAAGAGCGAGAAGTCATCACTAGGGTCCCAAAGAAAG CTCTTGAAACCACAAGTGGAACGGAGAAGACGGGAACGAATTAACAGTTGTTTGGAGAAACTGAGAGTCCTCCTATCTGAAGTGATGAAGAATGAGGTGAGGATG CAAAAATTTAAGAATCCAAAAATGGAAAAAGCAGAGATTCTGGAGTATACAGTGGACTTTCTTCAGTCCAAGATCAAATCAACACAGAAGTTCCACAAGGACCTCCAATCCATGGATTACCTGTCTGGCTTCCGGCAATGTCTTCAAACGACTGTGAACTTCATCACCCAAAACCAAGAGTTGTCTCCATCAAGCAAGGAATTTTTCACCCAACATTTGTCTTCTGCAAATCTTTACAAAATGTCCACTACAGTTTCCCAAAGATCTGAGCACCTTCATAGACTACTGGATCCCACGTCTTCTGAAACATCTAAACGGCACCATAACTACAGCCCTGCTGTAAACGGTGTTGATATCCAAAGTGACTGGCACTCTGACCAAACATATAGGTCGTGGAGACCGTGGCTATAA